From Ovis canadensis isolate MfBH-ARS-UI-01 breed Bighorn chromosome 10, ARS-UI_OviCan_v2, whole genome shotgun sequence, a single genomic window includes:
- the CBY2 gene encoding protein chibby homolog 2 isoform X4, producing the protein MERPTSQADLELDYNPPRVQLSDEMFVFQDGRWVSENCRLQSPYFSPSSSFHHKLHHKRLAKECLLQENKTLREENRALRDENRMLRKENKILQVFWEEHQAALGRDDSRASSPLLHKDNAASVEAMKKEPALQAHRGRENNTLQLLREENRALQQLLEQRKAYWAQPDEKTASTEEIKPISSPHEEPHGLLPDPGPGLPSPFEEPKGLPAPPDDSKTLRALREMVSTLSAQSGEEVGKGVPGLPDGSQSLELLREMNQALQALREENQSLQVLRDENRLLQEENRALHALREEHRLFQEENKALWENNKLKLQQKLVIDTVTEVTARMEMLIEELYAFMPAKSKDPKKPSRV; encoded by the coding sequence ATGGAGCGCCCCACGTCGCAGGCGGACCTGGAGCTGGATTACAACCCGCCGCGGGTGCAGCTCAGCGACGAGATGTTCGTGTTCCAGGACGGGCGCTGGGTGAGCGAGAACTGCCGGCTGCAGTCGCCCTACTTCTCCCCGTCCTCGTCCTTCCACCACAAGCTGCACCACAAGAGGCTGGCCAAGGAGTGCCTGCTGCAGGAGAACAAGACGCTGCGCGAGGAGAACAGGGCGCTGCGCGATGAGAACCGCATGCTCCGCAAGGAGAACAAGATCCTGCAGGTCTTCTGGGAGGAGCACCAGGCCGCGCTGGGCCGCGACGACAGCCGGGCCTCCTCGCCGCTGCTGCACAAGGACAACGCCGCGTCCGTGGAGGCGATGAAGAAGGAGCCGGCGCTGCAGGCGCACCGCGGCCGGGAGAACAACACCCTGCAGCTCCTCCGCGAGGAGAACCGGGCCCTGCAGCAGCTGCTAGAGCAGAGGAAGGCCTACTGGGCCCAGCCCGACGAGAAGACCGCCTCGACCGAGGAGATCAAGCCTATCTCCTCGCCCCACGAGGAGCCCCACGGGCTGCTGCCGGACCCGGGGCccggcctcccctcccccttcgaGGAGCCCAAGGGCCTCCCGGCCCCACCGGACGACTCCAAGACCCTCCGGGCCCTGAGGGAGATGGTGAGCACCCTGTCCGCGCAGTCCGGGGAGGAGGTGGGCAAGGGGGTCCCGGGCCTGCCCGACGGCAGCCAGTCCCTGGAGCTGCTGCGGGAGATGAACCAAGCGCTGCAGGCCCTGCGGGAGGAGAACCAGAGCCTGCAGGTCCTCCGCGACGAGAACCGGCTCCTGCAGGAGGAGAACCGGGCCCTGCACGCGCTGCgcgaggagcacaggctcttccAGGAGGAGAACAAGGCGCTGTGGGAGAACAACAAGCTGAAGCTGCAGCAGAAGCTGGTCATCGACACGGTGACCGAGGTCACCGCCCGGATGGAGATGCTCATCGAGGAGCTGTACGCCTTCATGCCGGCCAAAAGCAAGGACCCCAAGAAGCCCAGCAGGGTCTGA